The Zerene cesonia ecotype Mississippi chromosome 19, Zerene_cesonia_1.1, whole genome shotgun sequence genome has a window encoding:
- the LOC119834673 gene encoding muscle-specific protein 20-like isoform X2 — protein MPGRPIWQCAGKREPEKEQEAQRWIEAVIGERFPSDLPYELALRDGIILCKLMNRLQPGIISKVNVSGGDYKFMDNISQFQKACVKYGVPDVDLFQTTDLWDQKNIALVTQTIYAIGRTAHKHPEWRGPFLGPKPADENRREFSEDVLRAGQTVIGLQAGTNKLASQSGQNFGASRKIILGK, from the exons TGTGCTGGCAAGCGTGAGCCCGAGAAGGAGCAGGAGGCCCAGAGATGGATTGAAGCGGTTATCGGCGAAAGGTTCCCCTCAGACCTTCCCTACGAGCTGGCGCTCCGCGACGGCATCATCCTCTGCAAGCTGATGAACAGACTCCAACCTGGTATCATATCTAAAGTGAACGTGTCAGGTGGTGACTACAAGTTCATGGATAACATAAGCCA GTTCCAAAAAGCCTGTGTGAAATACGGAGTGCCTGATGTAGATCTCTTCCAAACAACAGATCTTTGGGACCAGAAGAACATCGCTCTAGTCACACAAACCATTTACGCTATTGGCAGAACA gCACACAAACACCCTGAATGGCGCGGTCCCTTCCTCGGACCCAAGCCAGCAGACGAAAACCGTCGTGAATTCAGTGAAGACGTTTTGCGTGCTGGTCAAACCGTAATTGGATTACAAGCCGGAACCAATAAGTTGGCATCGCAATCTGGACAGAACTTTGGCGCTTCTCGCAAAATCATCCTCGGCAAGTGA
- the LOC119834672 gene encoding muscle-specific protein 20, whose translation MRCDRVGRAASKRSSHLDTALKTRFKCSPAKFVTYKMPARNKEQEQEVLTWISAVIGEPLPNGAYEDILKDGVILCKLANKLSPGSVKKIQEKGTNFQLMENIQRFQAAIKKYGVPEEEIFQTADLFERRNIPQVTLCLYALGRITQKHPEWTGPQLGPKMAEKNERTFTEEQLRAHNAELNLQMGFNKGASQAGLGSFGNTRHM comes from the exons ATGCGTTGCGATAGAGTTGGGCGGGCGGCAAGCAAACGCAGTTCACATCTTGATACCGCTCTGAAAACTCGTTTCAAGTGTTCTCCAGCAAAGTTTGTGACTTACAAAATGCCT GCCAGAAACAAGGAACAGGAGCAAGAGGTCCTAACCTGGATCTCCGCCGTGATTGGCGAACCCCTTCCAAATGGAGCTTATGAGGACATTCTTAAAGATGGAGTTATCCTCTGCAAATTGGCCAACAAATTGTCACCAGGGTCAGTAAAGAAAATCCAGGAGAAGGGCACCAACTTCCAGCTCATGGAAAACATTCAAAG atTCCAGGCCGCGATCAAAAAGTACGGTGTGCCAGAAGaagaaatttttcaaacagctgatttatttgaaaggcGTAACATTCCACAAGTAACATTGTGTCTGTATGCATTGGGCAGAATT acacAAAAGCACCCGGAATGGACTGGTCCTCAATTGGGTCCTAAAATGGCGGAGAAAAATGAACGTACATTCACCGAGGAACAGCTTCGCGCTCACAATGCTGAACTCAATCTGCAGATGGGGTTCAACAAGGGTGCCTCACAAGCCGGTCTCGGCTCCTTTGGCAACACCCGCCACATGTAA